TTCGTCGAGACGCTCTCGTTTGGGCTCGACGCCGCCATCGCGCTCGACACCACCGCGCGACGGGCGGCAGACACCTCGCAGGAGGGCGAGGCCCTGTTCGTGACCTCGGGGCTCAAGATCCTGTCTCGGGCCAGGGGCGGCTACCCATGTGTGGCGCGCTTTGACGACGAGGCGCCCGTCGAGCTCTCCACGCTCGTCTTCGCGATTCAGATCGGCCCGAGCTACGGCGGCGGGTTCAGGATCTGCCCCGATGCCGACCCCTCCGACGGTCTGCTCGACGTGTGCTACAACGTGCGCGTTCCGTCAATCCCTCACCTGCTCGCGCTCTTTGGGCTCGCGCGCTCGGGACGCCACGCGGGCTCTCGGGCGGTGCGCCTGCGTCGCATCCGACGCGCTGTGCTCGACTTTGCCGCGGAGCCGCCGTGCCAGGTGGACGGAGAGCCGCTGACCGGCACGCACTTCGAGGTCGAGGTCGTGCCCGGCGCCCTCAGCGTCTTCACCCCTCCAAAGGGGTCGGGTCCCTTTTAACAGAAACTTTTGATACCGTCTCACGCCTTTCCCAGGGCTCTCTGTATTGAATACCTGCCCACTCCGGTCACGCGCTCGATCTGGCGCTGAGACAGGCCGGCCTCGCTCAGCCTCCTGAGGGCCCCGCTCCTTGCGCGCGCCTCGAGCCCCTTCACCTCCATGGGGTCGCGGGGGTGAAGCACGGCGCGCGCAATGTCGAGCAGCTCCTCGTCGGGCACTCGTCTTCCGGTTCGGAAGTGATACGGTGTACGCTCGGAGGCGTCAGACCCCGGCGCAAGGAGCGACTCTGTGCCCCCGAGCACGCCGAGAAGAACACTGGTGTCGCAGATCCAGGGCTTCCCCGCATACTCCCCGAAGCTGCTCCACTCGTACTCTTCCGCCGGGCATATCCCTCCCTTCTCGGGGTTGTCGTGGATGTAGCGAGCGGCCGCGACGAGCTGCGCCTCAGACTCCACGGGGACGCTCTTGAACCTTCCCCCAAAGACTGCCCCAACGTGCCCGGTCTTTCGGTTGAAGTACCCCGCGTATGCTGAGGCGAGGTCGTGGAGCGCCTCGCTCAGCATTCTCCCCTCGTCGCCCACAAGAAGGTGAACGTGATTCGTCATGAGGCACCAGGCGATAAGAACGACGCTCGACCGGGTGAGCATCTCCGACAGCAGGCTGAGAAACCTCAGTCTGTCACCATCATCCTCAAAGAGGATCTGCCTCCCGCAGCCGCGCATCATCACGTGGTAGAAACCTGACTCGGAAACTTGCCTCGCGCCTCTTGACATGCGGTCCCCCCGCGTCGTTCATGTTACGTATCTACCATCGCAACTTAATCTTTATCCGATTATACATATTGTTTGTCTTTAACTCGTTAGTTTTTTGCTACCAAAGAGCGCTTACAAACAATGATGCCGCCCGCCGAGGAGTCGACGAGCGGCATCAAAGTTTTCTGATAAAAGGGACCCGACCCCTTTGGTTGGCTAGCGGGCAGCGGCCTGGAGCATCGCCTTGACCTCGGTGGCGGTCTTGAGCTTCATGACCTTCTCGGTGAGGGCGTCGGCATCGGCCTTGGTCCACTCGGAGATGATGCGGCGCGTGCGCAGGATCGACGGCGCGCTCACGGAGAACTCGTTCAGGCCGAAGGAGATGAGCACCGGGATCAGCAGCGGGTCGGCCGCAGCCTCGCCGCACATGCCGACCATGATGCCGACCTTGTTGCCCTCCTCGATGATGCGCTTGAGCGAGCGCAGCACCGCGGGCTGGTAGACCTCGTAGAGGTAGCCGACACGGTCGTTGCCGCGGTCGGCGCACATGGTGTAGCCGATGAGGTCGTTGGTGCCGATCGAGAAGAAGTCGCACTCGGCAGCGAGGTCGTCGGCGATCAGCGACGCGGCGGGCGTCTCGATCATGGTGCCGACCTCGATGTCCTTGTTGTAGGCCACGCCGCGCGCGTCAAGATCGGCCTTGCACTCCTCCACGAGCGCCTTGACCTGACGAATCTCGTCGATGTTGGTGACGAGCGGGACCATGATCTTGATGTCGCCGAAGGCGGAGGCGCGCAGCAGGGCCGTGAGCTGGACCCGGTACTGGTCCGGGTTGTTCAGGCAGTAGCGCACCGCGCGGAAGCCCATGAACGGGTTCTCTTCCTTCTTGAGGTTGAGATACGGGATCTCCTTGTCGCCGCCCACGTCGAGCGTGCGGATGATGACCGGCTGCCCCTTCATGCGCAGCGCGACCTTCTGGTACGCGGCGAACTGCTCGTCCTCGCTCGGGAGCTCCTTGGCGTCCATGAACAGGAACTCGGAGCGGAAGAGGCCCACGCCCTCGCAGTCATGCTCGGCGGCGACGTTGGCGTCGTCCGGATTGCCGATGTTGGCGACGAGAAGGACCTTCTCGCCGTCGCCGGTCACGGTCTCCTTGCCGCGATAGGCCTCGAGCGCGAGCTTCTCCTCGGCGTACTGCTTGGCCTTGGCGCGGTAGTGGGTGAGGTCGTTGTCGTCGGGGTTGACGAGCACGCGGCCGCGCGTTCCGTCAACGATCACCATATCGCCGTTCTTGATGGTGCCCGTGATGTCGGCGACCGACAGGACCGCCGGAATCTCGAGCGCGCGGGCGATGATCGCGGAGTGGGAGGTGCGTCCGCCGGTCTCGGTCACGATCGCAGCGACGTTGTCCTTGTCGATGTCGGCGGTCATGGACGGCGTGAGCTCGTGGACCACGACGACGGAGTTCTCGGGCAGCGTGGAGAGGTCCACGACCTCCTTGCCCAGCAGGTCGGCGAGGAGCCCGGTCTTGACGTCGGCGACGTCGGCAGCGCGCTCGCGGAAGAGCTCGTCCTCCATGTTGGAGAACATGTTGTAGTACATGTCATAGGCCTCGGAGACGGCCTGCTCGGCGCACATACCGCTCTCGATGGAGCCGTTGACCATCTCCTGGATGCCCTCGTCCTGGGCGAACTCGATGTGAGCACCCATGATGGCGGCGGCCTCCTCGCCCACGGTCTCGGTCATGCGCGCGATCTGGGCGTTGGTCTGCTCGATGAACTTGTCCACCGCAGCCGCATAGCGCTGCTTCTCGTCGCCGGCGTCCTCCGGCGCGTGCGGCGTGAAGCTGAGGTCGGGCTCCACGGCGACTCGGGCAACACCGATGCCGATGCCGTCAGATGCGTTGACTCCCTCGTACATATCGACTCCCCCATTGTCCTTGGGCCGTCTGCGCGGCCAACCCCTGTATCGTCCACGCCCATCCGGGCGAAGCGAACCCCAAGCGTGCGCCTACTTACCGTCCGCCGTCTCCCGCGCCTGCTCGCGCTCACGGTTGTTCTCCATGTCGCGGGCGATGGTGCCGGGAATGGCGCGACCCATCTTCTTGTAGAGGGCTGCCACGACGCGGTCGATGGTCGAGCGCTTGGCGATGCCCTTGCTCGCCGCCGTGGCGGTGCCGCACGCGGAGGCAAAGATGAGCGCCGTCTCGTAATCGACGCCACGCGTGACCTGCGCGAGGAAGCCGCCGACCATCGAGTCGCCGGCGCCCGTCGCGTTGACGAGCCTGATCTTGGCCGTGGGGACCACGTGCTCGGCGCCGTTCTCGTCGAGCAGCAGCGAGCCGTGCCCACCGCAGGAGATGATGACGTTGCGGGCGCCCGCGTCCTGGAGCTTGTGCGCGTAGGGCATGCAGGCCTCGGGCTCCTCGATCTCAACGCCGAAGATGCGGCCGACCTCGTGGTTGTTGGGCTTGATGAGGAAGGGGTGCGCCTCGAGGGACTCCATCAGGAGCTGGCCCGGGGCGTCGACCACGAACTGGATGCCGCGGCCGCCGAGGCGCCGCATGATCTGCATGTACATGTCCTCGGGAAGCGAGTTGGGGATGGAGCCCGTGAGGACCAGCGTGTCCCCGGCGCCCACCACGTCCATGCGCTCGAGCAGCTCGTCGACCTTCTTCTCGGGAATCTTGGGGCCCATGCCGTTGACCATCGTCATGACGATGCCGTTGAGCTTGATGTTGATGCGGGTGTAGCCACGGTCGAGAAGGACGAAGTTGAGCGCGACGCCCTTCTCCTGGAGGCGGCGGATGAGGTAGTCGCCGGTGAAGCCGGCCGCGATGCCCATGGCGATGCTGGGAACGTCCAGCTCGTTCAGAAGGGTGGAGATGTTGATGCCGTTGCCGCCGCAGTGCAGCTCCTCCGAGGACGAGCGGTTGGTGAAGCCCATGTCGAGGGTCAGGGGATGCATGACGTAGTCAAGAGCAGGGTTCAACGTCATCGTGTAAATCAACGCGAGCTCCTTCCATCGGGCAAATCACACGTTACAAGTATGCCGTAAGTCCGCTCGGCGCGCCGCAGAATTTTGCGAGCGTATTTCGACTCGCGGTCAGAGGCGATGGGGGGCGCCCCTCGCGCCGCGCGAAAAGGGCCGGGGCATGAGCCCCGGCCCGAAGTCCCCTGGCGCGCCCTGAGGGATTCGAACCCCCGACCTTGGGATTAGAAGTCCCCCGCTCTATCCAGCTGAGCTAAGGGCGCCTGAGTCGAGGCACCATTCTAGAGCATCCCGAAGGCGCGCGCGGCGAGAAGCCCCATCACGGTCTTGGCGTCGTCGATGAGCCCGAGGCGGATGGCCTCGATCACGTCGTCCACCGGAAGCCACAGCACGTTCAGGAACTCGCCCTCGTCGGGGGCCGACTCCCCCTGCGTGAGGCCGTGCGCGAAGTAGACGGAGGTGTGCTCGTTCGTGAAGCCCGGCGCGCCGTACGACTCCACGAGCAGCTCGGCGCGCTCGGCGACGAGGCCCGTCTCCTCGGTGAGCTCGCGCGCGGCGCAGACGTCGCGGGGCTCGTCGGGATCGACCTTGCCCGCGGGAATCTCGAGCGTCATGCGCCCGAGCGCCACTCGGTACTGCCGGACCAGGCAGACGCGACCGTCGCGCACGGCGACCACGCCGGCCCCGCCGTGGTGCAGGACGAGGTCGCGCCCACTGCGGGAGCCGTCGGAGAGCTCGACCTCGACCTGCTCGACGGTGAAGATCCTGCCCGACCAGGAGAAGTCAGTCCCCACGACCCGCTCGTAGAGCGCCGGGTCGCCCTCGAGCGCGCGGCGAATGGCGTCAAGACCCTCGGACATGTCATACCTCCCAGAACTCGCCGGTGGCGTAGTCGATCTCGAACCCCGCGGCGGCGTTGAAGACCTCGACCTCGAGGTCAAGCTCGCCGTCCGAGGAGAGGACGTCGACGAAGACGCTGCGGGGCACGAGCTCGTCCCCCTCGTAGACCGGCGTCGCGGCGTAGTAGACGGTGCCGTCACGATTGTCCCACAGCCAGTCGCGCGCGAGGCCCTCGGCGTATGCCATGCCGCCGTCCTGGCCCCGATTGTCACCCACGTTCTGAGTCCGCGTGCCCGTGACCAGGTTCTCCGGCACCTCCTCGCCGCCGAGCGACTTGGCGAGCAGGTGGCTGCGGTTGAAGATCGCGCCGTGATAGGTGCTGCCGTCGGGCATCGCGATGTCGACCTCCGCGTTGTGCCCCCAGCCAGAGGGGTGGATCCAGGACATGTCCTCGCGCTCGCGCTCGCTGCCGGCGCGCATCATGTCAAAGGTGACGAGCGCGGCGACGCGCCCGGTGCGGCCGAGCCCGTCGAGTCCCTCGTAGCGCGCCTCGCCCGGCGCCAGCTCGACGTCGACGACGGCGGGCCCGACGACGCGGCAGTAGTCGGGGTAGGCGTCCGCGTTCCAGGCGGTATAGGAGAGGGAGCGAGCGGGAACGTGCCGGCCTGCGGCTGGGACGTCGCCGACACCCGGCAGCGAGAGCGCGCCAGGTCCCAGCGCGGCCGCCGCGGCAACGAGAAGGGCGACGAGAAGGGCGAGCGGGCCGCGCGCGGGCGTCCTTCTCGGCCCTTTCCTGATCTTTCGGGGCATGGCACTCCCTCATGAAAAAGGGCCGTCTCTCGACGGCCCCCGCATATCGTGGTGGATCGTCAGGGGTTCGAACCCTGGACCTTGGGATTAAGAGTCCCCTGCTCTACCAGCTGAGCTAACGATCCAAAATGGTGGATCGTCAGGGGTTCGAACCCTGGACCTTGGGATTAAGAGTCCCCTGCTCTACCAGCTGAGCTAACGATCCGTATTCGATTGAATGGGGTGGGCGAAGGGTCTCGAACCCTCGACCTACGGAGCCACAGTCCGTCGCTCTGCCAACTGAGCTACGCCCACCATCTCGCCACCTCTTGAAGCAGCTCGACTATTATGCAAAACCGAGCCTCTCGATGCAAGGACTTTTTTCGTGCGAGCGCATCTTCACATCAGGAGGACGAAAAGAAGGACG
Above is a genomic segment from Olsenella timonensis containing:
- a CDS encoding DNA/RNA non-specific endonuclease, which translates into the protein MPRKIRKGPRRTPARGPLALLVALLVAAAAALGPGALSLPGVGDVPAAGRHVPARSLSYTAWNADAYPDYCRVVGPAVVDVELAPGEARYEGLDGLGRTGRVAALVTFDMMRAGSEREREDMSWIHPSGWGHNAEVDIAMPDGSTYHGAIFNRSHLLAKSLGGEEVPENLVTGTRTQNVGDNRGQDGGMAYAEGLARDWLWDNRDGTVYYAATPVYEGDELVPRSVFVDVLSSDGELDLEVEVFNAAAGFEIDYATGEFWEV
- a CDS encoding NUDIX hydrolase, whose amino-acid sequence is MSEGLDAIRRALEGDPALYERVVGTDFSWSGRIFTVEQVEVELSDGSRSGRDLVLHHGGAGVVAVRDGRVCLVRQYRVALGRMTLEIPAGKVDPDEPRDVCAARELTEETGLVAERAELLVESYGAPGFTNEHTSVYFAHGLTQGESAPDEGEFLNVLWLPVDDVIEAIRLGLIDDAKTVMGLLAARAFGML
- the ptsP gene encoding phosphoenolpyruvate--protein phosphotransferase — encoded protein: MYEGVNASDGIGIGVARVAVEPDLSFTPHAPEDAGDEKQRYAAAVDKFIEQTNAQIARMTETVGEEAAAIMGAHIEFAQDEGIQEMVNGSIESGMCAEQAVSEAYDMYYNMFSNMEDELFRERAADVADVKTGLLADLLGKEVVDLSTLPENSVVVVHELTPSMTADIDKDNVAAIVTETGGRTSHSAIIARALEIPAVLSVADITGTIKNGDMVIVDGTRGRVLVNPDDNDLTHYRAKAKQYAEEKLALEAYRGKETVTGDGEKVLLVANIGNPDDANVAAEHDCEGVGLFRSEFLFMDAKELPSEDEQFAAYQKVALRMKGQPVIIRTLDVGGDKEIPYLNLKKEENPFMGFRAVRYCLNNPDQYRVQLTALLRASAFGDIKIMVPLVTNIDEIRQVKALVEECKADLDARGVAYNKDIEVGTMIETPAASLIADDLAAECDFFSIGTNDLIGYTMCADRGNDRVGYLYEVYQPAVLRSLKRIIEEGNKVGIMVGMCGEAAADPLLIPVLISFGLNEFSVSAPSILRTRRIISEWTKADADALTEKVMKLKTATEVKAMLQAAAR
- a CDS encoding 1-phosphofructokinase family hexose kinase codes for the protein MIYTMTLNPALDYVMHPLTLDMGFTNRSSSEELHCGGNGINISTLLNELDVPSIAMGIAAGFTGDYLIRRLQEKGVALNFVLLDRGYTRINIKLNGIVMTMVNGMGPKIPEKKVDELLERMDVVGAGDTLVLTGSIPNSLPEDMYMQIMRRLGGRGIQFVVDAPGQLLMESLEAHPFLIKPNNHEVGRIFGVEIEEPEACMPYAHKLQDAGARNVIISCGGHGSLLLDENGAEHVVPTAKIRLVNATGAGDSMVGGFLAQVTRGVDYETALIFASACGTATAASKGIAKRSTIDRVVAALYKKMGRAIPGTIARDMENNREREQARETADGK
- a CDS encoding diacylglycerol kinase family protein, encoding MSDSPLGRTLLIANPAAHSGRGAEGAEFARRFLESYSAVTDGYDVRLTSRPGEATSIAARSVGYDTLVVLGGDGVIHEAACGLMSLPRERRARLAVLPLGSGNDYARTLGMARNDVEAAFAQIVRGTPRPVDVGRVNGTHFVETLSFGLDAAIALDTTARRAADTSQEGEALFVTSGLKILSRARGGYPCVARFDDEAPVELSTLVFAIQIGPSYGGGFRICPDADPSDGLLDVCYNVRVPSIPHLLALFGLARSGRHAGSRAVRLRRIRRAVLDFAAEPPCQVDGEPLTGTHFEVEVVPGALSVFTPPKGSGPF
- a CDS encoding transposase, which encodes MSRGARQVSESGFYHVMMRGCGRQILFEDDGDRLRFLSLLSEMLTRSSVVLIAWCLMTNHVHLLVGDEGRMLSEALHDLASAYAGYFNRKTGHVGAVFGGRFKSVPVESEAQLVAAARYIHDNPEKGGICPAEEYEWSSFGEYAGKPWICDTSVLLGVLGGTESLLAPGSDASERTPYHFRTGRRVPDEELLDIARAVLHPRDPMEVKGLEARARSGALRRLSEAGLSQRQIERVTGVGRYSIQRALGKA